DNA from Arthrobacter sp. StoSoilB19:
CTACGGCCAGGACCTGGACCCGGAGCCGCGCGGCGAAGCGGGGCTGATGGAGACCCTTCGCGAGAAGGGCAGTGAGATGGTGGGCCGGCGTCCGGAAACCGGGATGCTGCTGCTGCGGGACCTCCGGGAGCTGTACCTGATGGCGTGTGGGGTCTCGGCCGACTGGGAGCTGCTGGCCCAGGCTGCCCAGGGAATGAAGGACAAGGACCTGCTGGCCCTGGCCGAAAAGTGCCATCCCCAGACGATCCGCCAGATGAAGTGGGCCAACGGCAAGCTGAAGGAATCCGCCACCCAGGTCCTGGTCAGCTGAGGGGCTGGGTTAGCTGAGGTCCCGGTCAGCTGAGGGGCCTGGTCAGCGGGTTATCCCGCCTCACGGGCTTCCTGCAGGTGAGCCACCAGTGCCTGCATCTGCTGCACCGTCCACGGCAGGTCCTTGCTGAGTTCGGCGCTGTTGTCGCTCCACATGGCGCGGGCGGCCGCCTTGGTGCCCTCGCTGCTGTGGAACCGGGAGCCCAGCTCATCCCAGCGGCGCACCAGCTCCCTCGCCTCCGGGCTGTTGGCAGGGACACCGGCGTCCACCTGGCGCAGGCCCTCCTTGACCATCCCGGCCCATTCGGTCCGGGATTCCTCAGTGGCTTCCGGGCCCAGCCGTTTGCGCTGTTCCTCGAGCTCCCGGCGCTGGTCCTCGGTGAAGTAGTTCTCGAACATCGTCATCCTTTCCAAAACGGTCATGAAATAAGCAGGGGCGGCGTCCCCCTGGTTGATGCGGCCCAGCAGGTCCCTGATGGTCCGCTGGAGCTGCCCGAGCTGGAGAGCCTGCCCGTCCAGTGCGTCCAGTTGGCGCTGCAGGAGATCCCGCATGGACTCCGGACTGCCACCCGACCGGTCCAGCACGGCGGCGATCCCGCCCAGCGGCACCCCCAGGCTCCGCAGGGCCCGGATGCTGTAGAGGCGCCTGAGGTCCTGGCCTGTATAGCGGCGGTGGCCTGCCGCGGTCCGGGCGCTTGCCTGGAGCAGCCCGATGCTGTCGTAGTGGTGCAGCGCCCTGACAGTGACCCCCGTGGCCGCGGCCAGTTCGCCAATGCTCCAGCGCGGTTCATCCAGATGTTCCATACCGCCAACGGTAGGACCTGACGCCGCGTCAGGTTCAAGTCCTGGGACGGCGCTCCTTGAACAGACGGCGCTCCTTGAACAGAAGGCGCTGCTCGAACAGAAGGAAGGTGCAGCCGAAGGGGTTTCATTCAGTGAAACCGGCGGCGCGTCCGGAGCCGTCCATGGCCCAGAGTTGAGTCCATGAACGCGGAGCCCGGGATTGGCCCGCTCAAAGGCACACAGGACAGAAACGGCGCGGCATACATGGAGTCAACGATGACGGTACTGCGGATCCAACGGGGGATCGAGTTCGCCCGGCCCCAAAACGCAGTCCCGCTGCTGCTGGACCTCTACCTTCCCGGTACTCCCGGGGAGGGCCCGGACCAGGACGGACGCCCTGCCGTGATCCACTTCCACGGGGGCGGCTGGCGGATGGGTGAGCGCTCCTCGCTGGGGCCCGGGGTGGACGGTTTCGGCCTCAGCCCCATCGAACAGCTGGTGGACGCCGGGTTCGTGGTGGCCTCCGCCGACTACCGCCTGACGGACGTTGCCACCTTCCCTGCCCAGCTGCTGGACGCCAGGGCGGCGGTCCGCTGGCTCCGCGCCCACGCTGCCCACTATGGCGTGGATCCGCGCCGGATCTACGCCTGGGGCGATTCGGCAGGCGGCCACCTGGCCGCGCTCCTCGGCCTGACTGGCGGATCCTCCCAACCGGCCGGCAGCCTGGACGCCGGCACCCTGGACCGCGACGGCAGGGACCAGGTTGCCGCCGTCGTGGCCTGGTACCCGCCCACGGACCTGGAACGCATGGGCGAACAGGCCAGGACGGATGCCATAGCCCGCGCCGATGACCCCGGCTCCCGTGAAGCGCTGTTGATCGGAGCGCAGCCGGCCGACGCCCCGGACAAGGCCAGGGCGGCCAGCCCCCTCACCTATGTGCATCCAGGCGTGCCTCCCTTCCTCCTGATCCACGGAACGGCGGACCGGTTCGTCCCCGTGGAGCAGTCCACCAGCCTCGCCGCAGCGCTGGAAGGTGCCGGTGCAGCCGTCGAACTTCTCCTGCTGGAAGACGCGGACCACATGTGGCAGCTGCCGGACGGCGGCAGCTCGGCGGCCGGGCAGGCAACCGCCGCCACCATTGATTTCCTTTGCCGACAGGCAAAGCAGCACTGATTTCCCCACTTCCTTCGGTGCGCCATGCGCCCGGAACACACCCGAAAGGCACCTCCATGCAGTTCATTGGCATCACGCACCACGGCGAACCCTGGGCAGCAGCGCTCGCCG
Protein-coding regions in this window:
- a CDS encoding MerR family transcriptional regulator; the protein is MEHLDEPRWSIGELAAATGVTVRALHHYDSIGLLQASARTAAGHRRYTGQDLRRLYSIRALRSLGVPLGGIAAVLDRSGGSPESMRDLLQRQLDALDGQALQLGQLQRTIRDLLGRINQGDAAPAYFMTVLERMTMFENYFTEDQRRELEEQRKRLGPEATEESRTEWAGMVKEGLRQVDAGVPANSPEARELVRRWDELGSRFHSSEGTKAAARAMWSDNSAELSKDLPWTVQQMQALVAHLQEAREAG
- a CDS encoding alpha/beta hydrolase; amino-acid sequence: MTVLRIQRGIEFARPQNAVPLLLDLYLPGTPGEGPDQDGRPAVIHFHGGGWRMGERSSLGPGVDGFGLSPIEQLVDAGFVVASADYRLTDVATFPAQLLDARAAVRWLRAHAAHYGVDPRRIYAWGDSAGGHLAALLGLTGGSSQPAGSLDAGTLDRDGRDQVAAVVAWYPPTDLERMGEQARTDAIARADDPGSREALLIGAQPADAPDKARAASPLTYVHPGVPPFLLIHGTADRFVPVEQSTSLAAALEGAGAAVELLLLEDADHMWQLPDGGSSAAGQATAATIDFLCRQAKQH